Proteins from a single region of Syntrophales bacterium:
- a CDS encoding Gfo/Idh/MocA family oxidoreductase, with protein sequence MTAAPVRKGAKKTAEAIRVAVVGAGYWGKNLVRNFHQLGALAAVCDGSAAVREQVKKDYPESAVTDDLKNVLKNAKIQAVVLATPAVTHFRLAEQALRAGKHVFVEKPLSLTYGDGEKLVRLAEEMKRTLFVGHILQYHPAVIRLKEMVRQGQVGRLRYIYSRRLSLGKIRREENILWSFAPHDISVILSLVGEDPSYVDSVGSNFLHARIADVTMTNLKFPSGVGAHIFVSWLNPFKEQRLVVVGSEGMLVFDDTQPVETKLVHYAHRIQWRNNLPVPEKGEGNPVDLKDVWEEPLRAECRAFLEAVRTGKEPVTNGAEGLRVLRILEMSQRSLEAKETGTVDRVAEEAEEKPYFVHETAIAEPGAVIGKGTKIWHFSKIQAGASIGEGCNIGQNVVVGPGAVVGNRCKIQNNISVYTGVTLEDGVFCGPSMVFTNVYNPRAEIPRMNEARTTLVKRGATIGANATIVCGHTIGRYAFVGAGAVVTKDVPDHALVVGNPARRIGWMCRCGERLNARRVCTVCGEKWTGKNGE encoded by the coding sequence CGGTGGTGGGTGCCGGCTACTGGGGCAAGAATCTGGTTCGGAACTTCCACCAACTTGGTGCGCTCGCGGCGGTCTGTGACGGAAGTGCCGCCGTCCGGGAACAGGTAAAGAAGGACTACCCGGAGTCGGCCGTCACGGACGATCTGAAGAACGTTCTGAAGAATGCGAAGATCCAGGCCGTGGTTCTTGCTACGCCGGCGGTGACCCATTTCCGGCTGGCCGAGCAGGCCCTCCGGGCGGGAAAGCACGTCTTTGTGGAGAAGCCCCTGTCCCTGACCTACGGAGACGGTGAAAAACTGGTTCGTCTCGCCGAAGAAATGAAGCGGACCCTCTTCGTCGGCCACATTCTCCAGTACCATCCGGCGGTTATACGGCTCAAGGAAATGGTCCGGCAGGGGCAGGTGGGGCGCCTTCGCTACATCTATTCCCGACGCCTCTCCCTGGGGAAGATCCGGAGGGAGGAGAATATCCTCTGGTCCTTCGCGCCCCACGACATCTCCGTTATCCTCAGTCTCGTGGGGGAGGATCCCTCGTATGTCGATTCCGTGGGTAGCAACTTCCTTCACGCCCGGATCGCCGACGTGACCATGACGAACCTGAAGTTTCCCTCCGGCGTCGGCGCCCATATATTCGTGAGCTGGCTGAACCCCTTCAAGGAGCAGCGCCTCGTCGTTGTGGGAAGCGAAGGCATGTTGGTCTTCGATGATACCCAGCCCGTGGAGACGAAACTGGTGCATTACGCCCACAGAATCCAGTGGCGGAACAACCTGCCGGTTCCCGAGAAGGGCGAAGGGAATCCTGTGGATCTGAAGGACGTCTGGGAGGAGCCGCTCCGGGCCGAGTGCCGGGCCTTTCTGGAGGCCGTCCGGACGGGGAAGGAACCTGTCACGAACGGTGCGGAAGGGCTGAGGGTGCTCAGGATCCTGGAAATGAGCCAGCGCTCCTTGGAGGCGAAGGAAACGGGGACCGTCGACCGGGTTGCCGAAGAAGCGGAGGAGAAGCCGTATTTTGTTCATGAAACGGCTATTGCGGAGCCCGGTGCCGTCATCGGCAAGGGGACAAAAATCTGGCATTTCTCAAAAATTCAGGCCGGTGCGTCGATCGGTGAAGGCTGCAACATCGGCCAGAACGTCGTTGTCGGGCCGGGCGCCGTCGTCGGCAATCGCTGCAAGATCCAGAACAACATCAGCGTATACACGGGAGTGACGCTGGAGGACGGGGTCTTCTGCGGCCCTTCCATGGTCTTCACGAACGTATACAATCCCCGGGCCGAGATCCCCCGGATGAACGAGGCCAGAACGACCCTGGTGAAGCGGGGTGCCACCATCGGGGCCAACGCCACCATCGTCTGCGGCCACACCATTGGCCGGTACGCCTTTGTCGGTGCCGGGGCGGTGGTGACGAAGGACGTGCCGGATCACGCCCTGGTCGTTGGGAACCCGGCCAGGCGGATCGGCTGGATGTGCCGGTGTGGCGAGCGGCTGAATGCACGCCGCGTCTGTACGGTTTGCGGAGAGAAGTGGACCGGTAAAAATGGCGAATGA